In Persicimonas caeni, a single window of DNA contains:
- a CDS encoding TadE/TadG family type IV pilus assembly protein — protein sequence MRRLGDILERFERDESGAIMILALVAFMILILLAMTLYDAGLAAKDKAEVQASADTAAYSQAAVKARSMNMMAYSNISKRSIWGIHSLYPSYLKTMHNWIVTKINSTCEPCDEPESSTCKKCRAAKRERARWIGATCEAGEDLCEIDSDFLLLSGRSYSNKVTWASDDQMRIEDVDTDWANPAYVDAFNFGAKTGPPPSLFESYIAEDVRAIDNYQRYIFALTPWWGWSEHLVKAVRNGATMSSSWPAPVGAFPMSLGSMANNLIQQFRGLFGGGAVSSPNYTLHADSLPVYPGHVGTMKGVLTDALNDSSVRGCLVAMLQGGTCTDHIDPFLLEHIANVLVFWMRSEGVLGGDYEHLDNIEGYATTLGLHYRAAFQDFIDVGLPYTQNSFENILGEDRVIGEPWLLRPAETEAEWQLSTSNIVLTYQSRMGTYDKDRARQKYGIIGEDHRGSGLGNLAKRARLYSTPDVPVVIGTDMLSQELTYNASGYWATARSEIFFSHGDTPDLWHPSWSSRLRPLAITDEFAEAGYSMNYVYHDAVTGFALAAVLGVTELSDVFTALSDLAYMEKATLSMGKSTIQGVSK from the coding sequence ATGAGACGACTTGGCGACATCTTGGAACGCTTCGAGCGCGATGAGAGCGGAGCGATCATGATCTTGGCCCTGGTCGCCTTCATGATCCTGATTTTGCTGGCGATGACGCTCTACGACGCCGGACTGGCGGCCAAAGACAAGGCCGAGGTGCAGGCTTCGGCGGACACCGCCGCGTACAGCCAGGCGGCGGTCAAAGCACGCTCGATGAACATGATGGCTTATTCGAATATCTCCAAACGCTCGATTTGGGGGATTCATAGCCTGTATCCGAGTTATCTGAAGACGATGCACAACTGGATCGTCACCAAGATCAACTCGACGTGTGAGCCGTGCGACGAGCCCGAATCGAGCACCTGCAAAAAGTGTCGCGCCGCCAAGCGTGAGCGCGCCCGCTGGATCGGGGCGACCTGTGAAGCCGGCGAAGACCTGTGCGAGATCGACAGTGACTTTTTGCTGCTGTCCGGGCGCAGCTACAGCAACAAAGTCACCTGGGCCAGCGACGACCAGATGCGCATCGAGGATGTCGACACCGACTGGGCCAACCCAGCTTATGTCGACGCGTTCAACTTCGGCGCCAAGACCGGCCCGCCGCCCAGCCTCTTCGAGTCGTATATCGCCGAGGACGTGCGCGCCATCGACAACTACCAGCGCTACATCTTCGCGCTGACCCCCTGGTGGGGCTGGTCGGAGCACCTGGTCAAGGCGGTGCGAAACGGCGCGACGATGTCGAGCAGTTGGCCCGCCCCGGTGGGCGCGTTTCCGATGAGCTTGGGCTCGATGGCCAACAACCTGATCCAGCAGTTCCGCGGGTTGTTCGGCGGCGGCGCGGTGAGCTCGCCAAATTACACCCTGCACGCCGATTCCCTGCCGGTGTATCCGGGCCACGTGGGCACGATGAAGGGCGTGCTGACTGACGCGCTCAACGACAGCAGCGTGCGCGGCTGCCTTGTGGCCATGCTCCAGGGCGGAACCTGCACCGACCATATCGATCCCTTCTTGCTCGAGCATATCGCCAACGTGCTCGTCTTTTGGATGCGCTCCGAGGGCGTGCTCGGCGGGGACTACGAGCATCTCGACAATATCGAGGGCTACGCCACCACCCTCGGACTGCACTACCGCGCCGCTTTCCAAGACTTCATCGATGTAGGGCTTCCGTACACACAGAACTCCTTCGAGAATATTTTGGGCGAGGACCGCGTCATCGGTGAGCCTTGGCTGCTGCGCCCCGCCGAGACCGAGGCCGAGTGGCAATTGAGCACGTCGAATATCGTGCTCACCTACCAGTCGCGCATGGGGACCTACGACAAAGATCGCGCCCGACAAAAGTACGGCATCATCGGTGAAGACCACCGCGGGAGCGGCCTGGGGAACTTGGCCAAGCGCGCCCGCCTCTACAGCACGCCCGACGTGCCCGTGGTCATCGGCACCGACATGCTCAGCCAGGAGTTGACCTACAACGCCTCCGGTTATTGGGCGACGGCACGCAGCGAGATCTTCTTCAGCCACGGCGACACCCCCGACCTCTGGCATCCGTCGTGGTCGTCGCGGCTGCGACCGCTGGCCATCACCGACGAGTTTGCAGAGGCCGGCTATTCGATGAACTACGTCTACCACGACGCGGTCACCGGCTTTGCGCTGGCGGCCGTGCTCGGGGTGACCGAGCTGTCGGACGTCTTCACCGCCTTGTCCGACCTGGCCTACATGGAAAAGGCGACCCTCTCGATGGGCAAATCGACCATTCAGGGGGTGTCCAAATGA